The Magnolia sinica isolate HGM2019 chromosome 9, MsV1, whole genome shotgun sequence genome contains a region encoding:
- the LOC131256109 gene encoding LEAF RUST 10 DISEASE-RESISTANCE LOCUS RECEPTOR-LIKE PROTEIN KINASE-like 2.4: MTRTSLSPSPSPQPQMSDAVQILYVTLTFIAIVIVVGWILYLCIRENEDIKRNSSAPPDDATTIDIIKKKLVMYSSRQLNIITNNFKNKLGQGGFGVVYKGTLDDGVSVAVKVLHGDWSNKLIRCQFEAEVRLIRRTDHPNLVKLYGFCFDKRLKALVYEFMENGSLDGFLFNKEKNKIEWEKLYSIAIGTAKGIAYLHEDCPDKIIHYDVKPANILLDVELKPKVSDFGLAKLYSRDATHVPISGFKGTFGYAAPEMWSEFLVTSKCDVYSFGKLLFEILGRRRNLDSKNSGSLHWLPMYVWNKFDEGTMEEMVSCLGINEKDKEMAKRMAIVALWCVQHQPELRPSMSTVVKIMEGEMTLHGPPNPFPQMSSHVCRNARISTSSVSSNTTIWLSAISTWFSPTSTDEYLIPG, from the coding sequence TGATCGTCGTCGGCTGGATATTATATCTCTGCATCCGAGAAAATGAAGACATCAAACGCAACTCGTCGGCTCCTCCAGACGATGCCACGACCATCGACATCATCAAAAAGAAGCTGGTCATGTACTCGTCACGCCAGCTCAATATCATCACCAACAATTTCAAGAACAAGCTGGGCCAAGGCGGATTCGGGGTAGTGTACAAAGGAACACTGGATGATGGCGTGTCAGTCGCTGTTAAGGTCCTTCATGGCGATTGGTCAAATAAGCTAATCAGATGCCAGTTTGAGGCGGAAGTGCGCTTGATCAGAAGAACAGACCATCCCAATCTAGTAAAGCTTTATGGGTTTTGCTTCGACAAGCGATTGAAAGCGCTGGTCTACGagttcatggagaatggctcgCTTGACGGCTTCTTATTCAACAAAGAGAAGAATAAGATTGAATGGGAGAAGCTCTATAGCATTGCGATTGGAACTGCCAAGGGCATTGCCTACTTGCATGAGGATTGCCCAGATAAAATAATTCACTATGATGTGAAGCCCGCGAATATATTGCTTGATGTGGAGTTGAAACCCAAGGTGTCCGATTTTGGGCTGGCCAAGCTTTATAGCCGGGACGCGACGCATGTTCCCATTTCAGGGTTCAAGGGAACCTTTGGTTACGCCGCCCCGGAAATGTGGTCAGAGTTTCTGGTCACTtcaaaatgcgatgtttatagTTTTGGGAAATTGTTGTTTGAGATTCTTGGGAGGCGGCGGAATTTGGATTCTAAAAACTCTGGGAGCTTGCACTGGCTGCCGATGTATGTCTGGAATAAGTTCGATGAAGGAACAATGGAAGAGATGGTGAGCTGTTTGGGGATCAATGAGAAAGACAAAGAGATGGCAAAGAGAATGGCCATAGTAGCATTATGGTGTGTCCAACATCAACCAGAGCTCCGGCCTTCGATGAGTACTGTTGTGAAGATAATGGAAGGGGAAATGACATTGCATGGACCGCCGAATCCTTTCCCTCAAATGTCATCTCATGTTTGTCGAAATGCTAGGATCTCAACCTCATCAGTTAGTTCGAACACTACTATTTGGTTATCTGCTATCTCAACTTGGTTCTCTCCGACCTCAACCGACGAATATCTGATTCCCGGATGA